The Calditrichota bacterium sequence TACGATCCCGAGCGCGATCGGGTAATTGTCCTTGCCTCCGAAGACTGGCATCCCGGAGTCATCGGCATTGTCGCTTCACGGATCATCGAACGCTACTTCCGGCCGACGGTCCTGATAACTATCGAAAACGGCATCGGCAAAGGATCGGCGCGTAGCATCCCAAACTTCGATCTCCACTCCGCACTCAAAGCCTGCTCGGACCTCTTTCTGCAGTTCGGAGGGCACAAGTATGCGGCAGGTCTGACCATCGAAGCGGAGCGAATTCCTGCGTTCCGAGCGCGGTTCAATGAAGTTGCCGGTTCGATATTGACGCCCGATGACCTGGTACCGCGAATCAAGATCGACGATCATCTTGCGCTGCACGAAATGAACCGCGATTTAGTGTCGATGCTGGAGAAGTTAGCCCCCTTCGGGCCGCGCAACAGCCGCCCCAGTTTCATATCCGAAGGCTTGGAGGTGGTTGGATACCCACGCATCGTAGGCACCAATCACCTTAAGTTCCGGGTGCGACAGAACGGCGTCGTCCTTGATGCGATAGCCTTTAACCAGGGCGAGAATGTCGAATGGATGGAGCCGGGCGGCATGGTCGATCTGGTCTATCACCTCGAGGAGAATCACTGGCAGGACCGGCAATATCTGCAATTGAAAGTGAGAGCGCTGCGGAAGTCGGAAGAGTAAAGAGCACAAGGCGTCTATGGAATGTGGGATGACTAACGACCGCTGATTGATACATTGCGCAATTGAGATTTAAGTGCGAATCTTCAACATTATCCGTTCGATAATCGCTGCCATTGGCCGCCGGAACATCGGGTCGCCGGAACGCGCGAAAGAAACTATCAGGAAGAACTATGTCGGAAGTCGGAATCGTCGGTTACGGGGCTTACATTCCCCGTTACCGTATCAAATTGGAGTCGATTGCCGCCGTCTGGGGCGCGGACGCCGAGAGTTACAAACGAGGGCTGATGCTCTACGAGAAGTCCGTCCCCGGCCTCGATCAAGACACAATCACAATGTCGATTGAGGCGTCGCGCTATGCTCTGAAGCGGGCCGGCATCACCGGTCGCCAGGTCGGCGCCGCCTATGTCGGATCGGAGTCGCATCCCTATGCTGTGAAGCCGACCGGGACGGTGCTGACTGAAGCCATCGGCGCAACGCCGGAGGTTCACAGTGCGGACTTCGAGTTCGCCTGCAAGGCTGGCACTGAAGCGATGTATGTTGCCTATGCCCAGGTCAAAGCCGGGCTTATCGACTACGGCATCGGCTGTGGAGCCGACACCTCGCAGGGCGCTCCCGGCGATGCCCTTGAATACTCGGCTTCGGCGGGCGCGGCGTCGTTCGTTTTCGGCCGGACCAACGTCATCGCGACGGTCGATCTGACCTACTCGTTCATGACCGATACCCCCGACTTCTGGCGGCGGGAGCATCAGTTCTATCCGCAGCATGGGGGGCGCTATACCGGCGAACCGGCCTACTTCAGGCACACCCTCGGTGCCGCCAGGGGCATTATGGAAAAAGCCGGGACGAAGCCTGCCGACTTCCGGTTCGTCGTCTTTCACCAGCCGAACGGCAAGTTCCCAACCGAAGCGGGGAAGAAACTCGGCTTTATCAAGGAACAGTGGGAGACCGGGCTCTTGACGCCATGGCTTGGCAACACCTATTCGGGCGCGTCTCCGATCGGGCTCACGGCGATCCTCGACATTGCGAGTCCGGGAGACCGCATACTGATGGTTTCGTTCGGATCGGGCGCCGGTTCGGATGCGTTCATTTACACCGTAACCGACCAGATCAATGGCAAGCCGCAAATGGCGCCCCTGACCCGGCCGCAACTCGACGAGAACAAGTTCTACATCGACTACGGCCGTTATGCCAAATTCCGGGGCAAGATCATCCGCAACGAGAAGTAAGAGGAGCCAAGAGGCACAAAGCAAGCAGTTGTTAATGAAATGCTGAATCTTCCCTGAACCAGGAACACCATTTAGCATTAGCATTATCATTACCATTATCGCCGCTGCCCGGTGGTAATAACAACTTTGAACAGGCAATAAAGGGAGACATCAATGCGTGAAGTCGCCGTCATCGGAGTCGGCATTCACAAATGGGGGGAACTGTGGGACTTGTCGCTGCGCGATATGCACGCGCTGGCGACGTCGCGCGCCATAGCCGACGCCGGAATCGATCACATCGACTCGCTCTATGTCGGCTGCATGTCAAGCGGGCTCTTCACGGCGCAGGAGCATCTCGCCTCGCTGCTCGCCGACAATGCCGGCTTGTTGCCGGTTCCGGCGACCCGGGTCGAGAGCGCCTGTGCTTCGGGAGGACTGGCCTTCCGGCTTGGCTGGATGGAGGTCGCCTCCGGGCTATCTGACATCGTCCTCGTGAGCGGTGTCGAGAAGATGACCGATGTTACAGGCGAGGAAGCGACCTTTGCCCTTGCGACCGCAGCCGATACGGAATATGAGGGCTACCAGGGCGCGACTTTCCCCGGCCTCTATGCGATGATGGCACGGGCGCACATGGAGCGCTATGGCACGACGCTTAGGCAAATGGCTGCGGTCGCGGTCAAGAGCCATGCCAACGGAGCGCTCAATCCCGATGCTCAGTATCCGTTCACCGTCTCGCTCGATGGTGTACTCAACTCGACAATGGTCGCCGATCCGCTGAGACTGCTCAACTGCTCGCCGATCACCGACGGGGCGGCGGCGGTCATACTTGCGCCGGCAGAGTGGGCCAGGGCAAATCTGAAGAAACGGCCGCTTGTAGTGATCAAAGGTTCGGGTCATGCGACGGACACAATAGCGCTACATTCGCGCAAAGATCTGACATGGCTCGAGGCGACGGAGATCGCGGGTCAGAAAGCCTACCAAATGGCGGGCGTCGGGCCGTCAGACATCGACTTCGCCGAGGTGCACGACTGCTTCTCGATTGCGGAGATCATGGTTACCGAGGCGTTGGGATTCTTTGAGCCGGGACAGGGCGGGCCGGCCGCCGAGGCGGGTCAGACCGCGCGGGACGGAGCCAAGCCGATCAACACCTCGGGCGGGCTCAAGTCGAAGGGGCATCCGGTCGGAGCGACGGGCGTTGCGCAGATCATCGAGGTTGCGCGGCAACTCTGGGGCGAGGCTGGCGGTCGTCAACTCTCGAAGGCGCGGCGCGGCCTGGCGCAAAACATGGGCGGAACCGGCGGATCGGCGCTGGTGCACATTCTCGAAAGGAAGGACTAATCCTATGAAAATCCGTTCACCGCGTTACGCGCGGGAGATTCCGCGCCGGTATCGTTACGAAGGTGCGAAGACCACGTC is a genomic window containing:
- a CDS encoding hydroxymethylglutaryl-CoA synthase encodes the protein MSEVGIVGYGAYIPRYRIKLESIAAVWGADAESYKRGLMLYEKSVPGLDQDTITMSIEASRYALKRAGITGRQVGAAYVGSESHPYAVKPTGTVLTEAIGATPEVHSADFEFACKAGTEAMYVAYAQVKAGLIDYGIGCGADTSQGAPGDALEYSASAGAASFVFGRTNVIATVDLTYSFMTDTPDFWRREHQFYPQHGGRYTGEPAYFRHTLGAARGIMEKAGTKPADFRFVVFHQPNGKFPTEAGKKLGFIKEQWETGLLTPWLGNTYSGASPIGLTAILDIASPGDRILMVSFGSGAGSDAFIYTVTDQINGKPQMAPLTRPQLDENKFYIDYGRYAKFRGKIIRNEK
- a CDS encoding thiolase domain-containing protein; protein product: MREVAVIGVGIHKWGELWDLSLRDMHALATSRAIADAGIDHIDSLYVGCMSSGLFTAQEHLASLLADNAGLLPVPATRVESACASGGLAFRLGWMEVASGLSDIVLVSGVEKMTDVTGEEATFALATAADTEYEGYQGATFPGLYAMMARAHMERYGTTLRQMAAVAVKSHANGALNPDAQYPFTVSLDGVLNSTMVADPLRLLNCSPITDGAAAVILAPAEWARANLKKRPLVVIKGSGHATDTIALHSRKDLTWLEATEIAGQKAYQMAGVGPSDIDFAEVHDCFSIAEIMVTEALGFFEPGQGGPAAEAGQTARDGAKPINTSGGLKSKGHPVGATGVAQIIEVARQLWGEAGGRQLSKARRGLAQNMGGTGGSALVHILERKD